The Syntrophaceae bacterium genomic interval CGAGGCCGAGGCCGCCGGGCGGCTGTCCCACCCGAACATCGTCACGATCTATGATGTCGGCGAGGACTATGAAATCGCCTATATGGCCATGGAGCTTCTCTCCGGCTCGGATCTGACGAAATACTGCCAGAAGGAAAACCTCCTGCCTCTTCACGAGGTGGTCCGGATCGTTGCGGCTACGGCGAACGCCCTCGATTACGCCCATGAGCACGACGTCGTCCACCGCGACATCAAGCCGGCGAACATCATGATCCTCAAGAACGGCGAGGTCCGGGTCGCCGACTTCGGCATCGCCCGGGTGGTCACGACTTCGAAGACCCAGACGGGAGTGGTCCTGGGGACGCCCAGCTACATGTCGCCCGAGCAGATTGCCGGCCAGAAGGTGGACGGGCGGTCCGATCTGTTTTCCCTGGGGGTTGTGCTATTCGAGCTGCTTACGGGTGCCAAGCCTTTCCAGGGAGACAGCATTGCTACCCTGATGTTCAACATCACGACAGGGGTGCCCCCCCGGGTGGTCGAACTGGTTCCGGACATATCGCCCGCCCTTCAGGCCGTTCTGGACAAGGCCCTGGCCAAGGATCGCGAACAGCGGTACCAGAAGGGCTCGGAAATGGCCGAGGACCTTGTGCAGGCTCTTAAATCGTAAGGAGGAGACTCGCGGATGCTCCGGATTGCCGGACGGACCGATCAGGGACGCGTCAGGGCCAATAACGAGGATAGTTTCTATGTCCGCGAGGACAAGGGCCTCCTCGTCGTGGCCGACGGCATGGGAGGGCATGCCTCCGGGGAGGTTGCGAGCCGGATAGCCGTAGACATCATCCGGGATTATTTCGACGATGCGGCGGGCGCGAAGGCCTTCGTCGGTGATTTCGATCCGGGTTTTCTGGAGGGAACGAACCGGTTGGGAGCGGCCATCCGGCTGGCCAACATGGCCATTTTCGAGGCAGCAGGCAGCCAGGCAAAGTATGCCGGCATGGGAACGACGGTTGCAGCGGTGCTTATTCAGGACAACCGCATGGGTATCGCCCACGTGGGGGACAGCCGCGTCTACCTGGCCCGGGCCGGGGACCTGGCCCAGCTGACGGACGATCACTCCCTGGTGGCGGAACAGGTCAAAAGGGAGATGATCAGCCCCGAGGAGGCCCGGGAGGCGGAGAACCGAAACATCCTGACCCGGGCGTTGGGAATCGCTCCGGAGGTCAAGGTGGATCTCAATGAGATGACCCTCGCCGACGGGGACCGGATTGTCCTCTGTTCCGACGGGTTGAGTACCATGGCTTCCGATGAGGACATCCTGGCTGTCGTCCGGACGGCGGAGGATTTGGAGAAGGCCTGCAGCGAGCTGATCGGGATGGCCAACGACCGCGGCGGCCGGGACAACATCACCGTGGTTCTGGCTGAAATCAGGAAAAAGAAGGGGCTGGTCGCGTCCATGTGGGACGTTTTGACATCATGGTTCAGGAGGTGAGGTATGGCAAGGGTTCTGCTGAAGTTCAAGGAGGCCTTGATCAAAGAGATCCCGCTTGACAAGCCTGTGACCACCATCGGCAGAAAGGCGGAAAACGATATCGTCATCGACAACCAGGCCGTCTCGGGCTTTCATGCCAAGATCCTGGCCGATGGCGAGGCATTTGCCATCGAGGATCTCGGAAGCCTCAACGGCACCTTCGTGAACGGGCAGCGGGTGACGAAGGTCGACCTGGACAACGGCGACATCGTTCTGATCGGGATCCACAGCCTGGAGGTGGACTGCCCGTCCCGCAGGGAAGCGGACAGGCAAAGCCAGGCCGTGCGGGGACGATCCATGGACGAGACCATGGTGATCGATCCGGCGTCGCAGAAGCGCATGCTGGAGGCCACGACCAAGGCCGAGGACGTCCTGGGAGGCTTCGTCGTCGTCGAGGGTTCCGCAGAGAAGCGGGAGTACGAGCTCAAGGACCGGGTCGTGACGATCGGGAAGGACGAGAGCGCCGCCATCCGCCTGAAGGGATTTTTCGCCCCCGCCGTAGCCGCCCTGGTGAATCGCCGCAAAGAGGGATACTTCATGACGCCCGCCAGCGGAAAATCCTTCAAGGTGAACGGGCAGGACGTGAAAACCCGGTACGACCTGAAGGATGGCGACCTCGTGGAGGTCGGCAACCTGAAGATGCAATTCTTTATCAAGGAGTGATTCCATGAAAAAAGACGCGTTCGTCAAGTTGGCGCTGATTGCAGCCGCTCTTCTTGTGCTCCCGGCTCTGACGGGGTGCATGGTCAAGGAAAGCACATACCTGAAAAAGGTTGCGGAACAGGAGGCCCTTCAACAGAAGTACAATCAGCTGGACAAGGAAAAGGCCGATCTCCTCCAGAAGAAAATGGAGTGCGACCGCGACCTGAAATCATCCTCCGACGAGTTGAAGCGGAGCATCGCCGAACTCCGGCAGAAGAACGCCGATCTCCAGTCGCTGCAGAAGAAAAAGGAGGAGATCCAGACGGAAAGCCAGGCCTATAAGGACCTTCTCCGGGAAATGAAAGGTGAGATGGCCCGGGGGCAGGTGACCATCGAGGAGCTGAAGGGAAAGCTGACACTCGGTCTGGCGGACCAGATCCTCTTCGACTCGGGCCAGTCGGAGGTGAAGAAGGACGGCCTGGCAATCCTCAAGCGGATCGTGGACATCCTCGGCAAGGTGCAGGACAAGGCCATCCGCGTCGAGGGGCACACGGACAACGTGAAAATCTCGGGACGGCTGGCCCAGCGTTTCCCCACCAACTGGGAGCTTTCGGCCGCCCGGGCCATCAATGTCGCCCGTTTCCTTGAAGAAAACGGGATCGACCCGAAGATCCTGTCGGCCGCTGCCTACGGTGAATACAAGCCCGTCGCGGACAACAGCACGCCGGAGGGCCGCCAGAAAAACCGGCGGATCGCCATCATTCTCCTGCCGAAGGACTGAAGCGGGAGGCGGACGAAGATCAATCATGAAGGGGTTGGAGGTGAGGGGGAATGCCGGGCACCCCGCCTCTGACCCCTTCCTGTTTTCGAATCAGGGAGCATCATAGACGAGCCATGCCGGGAAAAACGATCACCGAGAAGATCATCGGCGACCACCTGGTCGAGGGGCGATTCGGCCCCGACGAGGAGATCGCCATCCGCATCGACCAGACCCTGACCCAGGACGCCACGGGAACCATGGCCTACCTGCAGTTCGAATCGATGGGCATTCTCCGGGTCCGGACAGAGCTGTCCGTCAGCTACATCGATCACAACACCGTGCAGATCGGTTTCGAAAACGCCGACGACCACCGCTATCTCCAGACGGTGGCCCGGCGCTACGGCATCCACCTCTCCCGGGCGGGAAACGGGATCTGCCACCAGGTGCACCTGGAGCGGTTCGGCCGCCCCGGGAAGACCCTGGTCGGCTCCGACAGCCACACCCCGACCGGAGGCGGGCTGGGCATGCTGGCCATCGGTGTGGGCGGGCTGGACGTGGCGCTGGCCATGGCCGGGGAGTCCTTCTGGCTGACCTGCCCCCGGGTCGTCGGGATCCGGCTGTCCGGGAAGCTCAGGCCCTGGGTCTCCGCCAAGGACATCATCCTGAAAGTACTGGAGATCTTCTCCGCCAAGGGGAACGTCGGCACGGTCTTCGAGTACGGGGGGGAAGGCCTGGCGGGACTCGCCGTTCCCGAGCGGGCGACCATCGCCAACATGGGAGCCGAGTGCGGCGTCACGACCTCCGTCTTCCCCAGCGACGAGCAGACCCGGCGCTTTCTCGCGGCCCAGGGACGGGAGTCCGCCTGGGTCCCCCTGGCGTCGGATCCCGACGCTGCATATGAGCGCGTGGTCGAGATCGACCTGTCCGCGCTGGAGCCGCTGGCAGCCAAGCCCCACAGTCCCGACAACGTCAGCCCCGTCCGGGAGATCGCCGGGATCGGGGTGGACCAGGTCTGTCTCGGCAGCTGCACAAACTCTTCCTACCGCGACCTGGCGACGGTGGCCCGCATCCTGAAAGGCCGGTCCGTCCATCCCGACGTCAGCTTCGTCATCGCGCCGGGTTCCCGGCAGGTCCTGGAAAACCTGCTCCGGGACGGCTACCTGGAAGACCTGCTCGCCTCCGGCGCCCGGCTCATGGAAAACGCCTGCGGCTTCTGCATCGGTAGCGGCCAGAGTCCCCGGTCGGACGCCGTTTCCCT includes:
- a CDS encoding FHA domain-containing protein translates to MARVLLKFKEALIKEIPLDKPVTTIGRKAENDIVIDNQAVSGFHAKILADGEAFAIEDLGSLNGTFVNGQRVTKVDLDNGDIVLIGIHSLEVDCPSRREADRQSQAVRGRSMDETMVIDPASQKRMLEATTKAEDVLGGFVVVEGSAEKREYELKDRVVTIGKDESAAIRLKGFFAPAVAALVNRRKEGYFMTPASGKSFKVNGQDVKTRYDLKDGDLVEVGNLKMQFFIKE
- a CDS encoding OmpA family protein, which codes for MKKDAFVKLALIAAALLVLPALTGCMVKESTYLKKVAEQEALQQKYNQLDKEKADLLQKKMECDRDLKSSSDELKRSIAELRQKNADLQSLQKKKEEIQTESQAYKDLLREMKGEMARGQVTIEELKGKLTLGLADQILFDSGQSEVKKDGLAILKRIVDILGKVQDKAIRVEGHTDNVKISGRLAQRFPTNWELSAARAINVARFLEENGIDPKILSAAAYGEYKPVADNSTPEGRQKNRRIAIILLPKD
- a CDS encoding Stp1/IreP family PP2C-type Ser/Thr phosphatase, producing the protein MLRIAGRTDQGRVRANNEDSFYVREDKGLLVVADGMGGHASGEVASRIAVDIIRDYFDDAAGAKAFVGDFDPGFLEGTNRLGAAIRLANMAIFEAAGSQAKYAGMGTTVAAVLIQDNRMGIAHVGDSRVYLARAGDLAQLTDDHSLVAEQVKREMISPEEAREAENRNILTRALGIAPEVKVDLNEMTLADGDRIVLCSDGLSTMASDEDILAVVRTAEDLEKACSELIGMANDRGGRDNITVVLAEIRKKKGLVASMWDVLTSWFRR
- a CDS encoding aconitate hydratase — translated: MPGKTITEKIIGDHLVEGRFGPDEEIAIRIDQTLTQDATGTMAYLQFESMGILRVRTELSVSYIDHNTVQIGFENADDHRYLQTVARRYGIHLSRAGNGICHQVHLERFGRPGKTLVGSDSHTPTGGGLGMLAIGVGGLDVALAMAGESFWLTCPRVVGIRLSGKLRPWVSAKDIILKVLEIFSAKGNVGTVFEYGGEGLAGLAVPERATIANMGAECGVTTSVFPSDEQTRRFLAAQGRESAWVPLASDPDAAYERVVEIDLSALEPLAAKPHSPDNVSPVREIAGIGVDQVCLGSCTNSSYRDLATVARILKGRSVHPDVSFVIAPGSRQVLENLLRDGYLEDLLASGARLMENACGFCIGSGQSPRSDAVSLRTSNRNFFGRSGTKDARVYLVSPETAAAAALTGRITDPRELSVPYPEIALPERFHIDDALILVPPDAGATRTVEVYRGPNIGEPPANTPLPEDLRMEATIKVGDAITTDHIIPAGDRMKYRSNIPKYSEYVFEIVDSEFHRRARKIQGERRQNAIVAGVSYGQGSSREHAAICPMYLGVRAVIAKSFERIHAANLVNFGILPLVFADGRDYDGVDQGDRLEVPAIRKSLLENGSLVVENRTKGTSFRVTCDLTDRQKRMILAGGALNLRNG